One genomic window of Conger conger chromosome 7, fConCon1.1, whole genome shotgun sequence includes the following:
- the LOC133133387 gene encoding olfactory receptor 1F1-like, translating to MSPLNSAYFTNGSIVHPDFFYISGFAGIPHIEYYYIFTCFVYALTLLGNTFVMFMIYTDRCLHSPKYIAVFNLALCDLCGSTAFIPPLIDTVMFNSHLISFEACLANMYFVICFISLQSFTLAVLSYDRCVAICVPLRYNEIVTSKSILVITVTLWIFAGMAILMAVMFITTLSFCKSTVINSFYCDHGPIHLLACNDNTPSAVINWTHPVMILWCPVVFIICTYICIARALLKIAAASERLKAMKTCTSHLILVSVFYLPICITKAMGSSMHQNTRIINMSLATFLPPVLNPIIYTLKTEEFRQAIKKLYRRNKIQITVRNK from the coding sequence ATGAGTCCCCTGAATTCAGCCTACTTTACAAACGGCAGTATTGTGCATCCTGACTTCTTTTACATAAGTGGTTTTGCCGGTATTCCCCACATAGAATACTACTATATTTTCACCTGCTTTGTTTATGCTCTGACTCTACTGGGAAACActtttgtcatgttcatgatttACACGGACCGCTGTCTTCACAGTCCAAAATACattgcagtttttaatttggctcTGTGCGACTTGTGTGGAAGCACTGCATTCATTCCTCCGTTAATTGACACCGTCATGTTTAATTCACACTTAATTTCCTTCGAGGCCTGCTTGGCTAAtatgtattttgttatttgttttatctCTCTACAATCTTTCACTCTGGCTGTTTTGTCCTATGATAGATGTGTTGCGATATGTGTTCCACTGAGATACAATGAGATTGTGACTAGTAAATCAATATTGGTGATAACAGTCACATTATGGATTTTTGCAGGAATGGCCATTCTCATGGCTGTGATGTTCATCACCACACTGTCATTCTGCAAATCCACTGTGATAAACAGCTTTTACTGTGATCACGGACCGATACACCTTTTGGCATGCAATGACAACACTCCAAGTGCGGTGATTAATTGGACACATCCTGTAATGATTCTCTGGTGTCCAGTAGTTTTTATCATCTGCACATACATTTGTATAGCCAGAGCCTTATTAAAAATTGCAGCAGCCTCAGAACGTCTCAAAGCCATGAAAACCTGCACCTCTCATTTGATcttggtgagtgtgttttacctTCCTATCTGTATCACCAAAGCAATGGGCTCAAGCATGCACCAGAACACCAGGATCATTAACATGTCTCTGGCGACCTTCTTGCCCCCTGTGCTGAATCCAATCATTTACACACTGAAGACAGAAGAATTCAGACAAGCCATTAAAAAGCTGTACAGAAGAAACAAGATACAAATCACTGTaaggaataaatga